TAGGTTTATTATAAGAAGCTTCTTTTGTACCATGAACATAGGAAAGATCTAACTTTTCAACATAATATCCGCTGCGAGGTTTACTAATTAAATATCCTTCCGAATATAGTTGATGATAAGCTACATCTACAGTATTTCTACTTATATGTAAATCACTGCATAATTTTCGGGTCGATGGCAGTTTACTACCTGGCTTTAAATCACCACTTAAAATTTGCTCTCTAAACTGCTGGTACAACTGAATATATAATGGAACATCACTTTTATCCTTTAAAACAAACATACGTTCACATCCTTTTAACCCAAAATCATGATTCTTTAATCATACGCTTTTCTATAGTTGGCCTCATTCTTTTTTCTAAATCTGGCACTTTTACATATAACCCTAGTGTTTTACAATAAAGTTATATTAATTTCTTATTTTATCAACATAAAACGGTATCAACCAATATTTTATATTATTATATCATAATAGATAAAGGTATAAGAATTAGCATATTATACTTTTAAAATTCCTTGAGATATTATAAAAAGGCAGGTGTGATGAATTGGAGATCAAACAATTAAAATATTTTCTAGAAGTTTGCAAACATAAGAGTTTTTCAAAGGCTGCTAAAGAAATTTATATTACTCAACAGGGCTTAAGCAAGGCAATTAGTAATTTGGAAGAAGAACTTCAATATCCTTTACTTCATACTACACCTAACGGAATCAAAATAACAAAATATGGGCAATACTTACAAAAACAATCAGAACATATTGTACAGGAGTTTGATTTGATTTTAGATGGCATGAATAAAATGGCTAATATCAATGAGGGAACTCTAACAGTATGTTTTAGCTTCGGAGTCCTTAATGCTCTGTCACCAGATATTATATCTGACTTTCAAAAAACTTATCCTAACATTAAGTTAATTATAAAAACTTATCCTGATTCAATTTGTGAAGAAGTTGTTATGAATGAAAAAGCAGATTTAGCTGTTTCAATTGGCCCAATTAATGAAAAAACTTTTAATTCTACCACCATTAAATCTCAGTATCCTTGTATTTTAGTAAATAAAAAAAATCCATTGTCTAAAAAAACATCAGTGGATTTTAAAGAATTAAAAAACGAAAAATTTATTATTCTTAATGAAAAATTTCATTTTTATCACAACTTTATTAATAAATGCAGAGAATCAGGTTTTGAACCAAATATAGTCTTTACTACCTCAGAAATTATTACCGTTCATAAACTAAGTCATTTTAATAAAGGTATTGGAATAAGTATTGATTTTATGGCTAAAGATATTAACTATGAGGACATTTATCCAATTCCTTTTAAAGATCCTTCTTTCAAATGGGAAATTTGTTTAATAACTAAGACACACCGATTTGAACCCAATTTAGTGAAAATATTCACAAATTATATGCTAAATTACTAAAACTACTATATATGTGTTATTTTTACTTACTAAGTTACTGTAACATCTGTACTATAATTAATTGAAATTTAGCTGACTAAAAAGCCAAAAGATAAGCAGTTGTAATTCCTATAACAATTTATTTTTTGGCACTTCTAGCAGCATTTGACCTTACAGGCCTACTGATTATCAATTAGCATTTTTATATTATGCTAATTAAATTTTTTTAGATACTTCTTCTAATACTTCAGCAGTTGAAGAAAGTTCTTGAATAGATGAAGTTATCTCCTCTATTGCACTACTTGCTGCTTCAAAATTGCAATTTGATTTATTTATACTATTAGTAACAAGTTCCATAGAACTAGTAATTTCTTTTAGCACAGAATCAATTTCTTTAACTGATTCACTACTTGATTTAGACAATTTTCTTATTTCTTGTGCAACTACACCAAAGCCCTTTCCATTATCTCCTGCTCTTGAAGCTTCAATAGCTGCATTTAATCCCAAAAGATTTGTCTGCTTTGAAATACTTTGTATAAATTTTAAGATTTCATTAGTGTCTTTAGCATTTTTATTAGCTTTATTTAATGCATTAGAAGTATCTTCATTTAAGTTAACTATATTTTGGATTTGCTCAGAAATATCATTGCTTGCCAAAGACATTTGTTTAAGAGAACTTGCTACATTTTTTGATAAAGTCATCATCTTATCCATACTTTCAAGACTTGTTGCTGCCAAAAAAAGACCGATTACATTATTATTGTCATCTTTAATTGGGATTGAGTATGATTTAAAAGGTACTCCATATAATTCTTTGGAAACAATATCTATTACTGGCTTTCCAGTTCTTAGTGCCTCACCTGGCGGTCCTTTTCTTGGTATTGGATCTCCTTCTTTACTTGATAAACTTAGCTTGTCACTATAAAGAATTTTTAAAATTTTTTCTGTATCAGTAATATAAATAGTTATATGATGACCAAAAAGTATATCTATGTATTGCAGTGAATCATTTAAAGAATTAAATATTGTATTTTCAACTATTGGTGATAACATATTTTTGCCTCCAATTAATTTGCTATAAATACAATATATATTATACATCTTATTTGTATAAATTGAAATATATTCCTTGCGTTTGTATATAAGTAAATTTATGATTAATTTACCATATATCTATTTTATGAAAAAACTACAAATAAGAAAACACCCGCTAGTCTCCTGCAATATTACTACAATAAACAAGTGGGTATTTCCATTTAATATTAAATCTAAAGCTTACTATATTGTAGGGCTTCTCTCCCTTCATCACCAGTGCTTATGCGTATAACGTTTTCAATATCATAAACAAATATCTTTCCATCACCCATTTCTCCTGTATGGAGTATTTTTTTAGCAGTTTCAATAACAAGCTCTACAGGTACTTCACAAACTACCACTTCTACTTTTACTTTTGGTAGTAGATTAATATCCATGGTCAACCCACGATAATATTCCTTATAACCTTTTTGTACTCCACATCCTAAAACATTTGTAACAGTCATACCCGTAACACCAATGTCATTTAATGCTTCTCTTAATTCCTCTAATTTAACTTTGTGAGTAATAATATCCACCTTTGTAAGTTTATTACCCATCGTTTTACCTCCCTTATTAAATATATTTAGTTTCTTTCATAACTCTACAAGCATTGATCTGGATACTTAAAATGTATAAATTTATATTATGTATTTAAATTTTATACTATTTTATAAAGACTTTTCAACTATATTTTTATATTTATATTAAACTTATAATCCTCCATAGCCTTCTTCTACATGTTCTGTAAT
The genomic region above belongs to Clostridium sp. AWRP and contains:
- a CDS encoding LysR family transcriptional regulator, yielding MEIKQLKYFLEVCKHKSFSKAAKEIYITQQGLSKAISNLEEELQYPLLHTTPNGIKITKYGQYLQKQSEHIVQEFDLILDGMNKMANINEGTLTVCFSFGVLNALSPDIISDFQKTYPNIKLIIKTYPDSICEEVVMNEKADLAVSIGPINEKTFNSTTIKSQYPCILVNKKNPLSKKTSVDFKELKNEKFIILNEKFHFYHNFINKCRESGFEPNIVFTTSEIITVHKLSHFNKGIGISIDFMAKDINYEDIYPIPFKDPSFKWEICLITKTHRFEPNLVKIFTNYMLNY
- a CDS encoding methyl-accepting chemotaxis protein; the protein is MLSPIVENTIFNSLNDSLQYIDILFGHHITIYITDTEKILKILYSDKLSLSSKEGDPIPRKGPPGEALRTGKPVIDIVSKELYGVPFKSYSIPIKDDNNNVIGLFLAATSLESMDKMMTLSKNVASSLKQMSLASNDISEQIQNIVNLNEDTSNALNKANKNAKDTNEILKFIQSISKQTNLLGLNAAIEASRAGDNGKGFGVVAQEIRKLSKSSSESVKEIDSVLKEITSSMELVTNSINKSNCNFEAASSAIEEITSSIQELSSTAEVLEEVSKKI
- a CDS encoding P-II family nitrogen regulator — encoded protein: MGNKLTKVDIITHKVKLEELREALNDIGVTGMTVTNVLGCGVQKGYKEYYRGLTMDINLLPKVKVEVVVCEVPVELVIETAKKILHTGEMGDGKIFVYDIENVIRISTGDEGREALQYSKL